From the genome of Acidaminococcus sp.:
ACCGCCTGTTTAATTGGAGGGCATGATTATGGATTCAGGTTTTATGCATCAATTTGCCCAGCAACTCATCAATGGCCTTTCCCTCGGCAGTATTTATGCACTGATTGCCTTGGGCTACACGATGATTTACGGCATTTTGAAACTGATTAACTTCGCTCACGGCGATATTTACATGGTGGGCGCTTACATTGGGTATTTTTGCACGACTGCGCTGAAGCTGCCGTTTCTGCCATCAATTGTCATTGCCATGGCAGGCGCTGCACTTGTCGGGATGCTGGTGGAACGGATTGCCTATCGTCCCATGCGCAATGCACCCCGGATTGCTATTTTGATTACGGCAATCGGTGTTTCTTTCTTCCTTGAAAACGGGATGATTCTTCTCGTATCTCCGCAGCCCCGTACTTTCCCGGCGGTTTTTTCCGCTACGGTCTATAATCTGGGTGGTCTTGTTATCAATAACCAGCAGATTATCATTCTGGTCAGCACGGTGGTATTGATGCTGCTCCTGACCTATATCGTCAATAAAACAAAAATTGGCAAGGCAATGCGTGCCGTTTCCTATGATGCTGATGCAGCTCGTCTGATGGGTATCAACATCGACCGCGTCATCAGCATGACTTTCGCTCTTGGCTCCGCTCTGGCAGCAGCCGGCGGCGTGCTGGTCGGTATTTATTACAACTCTATCGATCCCCTCATGGGCATGGCTCCTGGTATCAAAGCGTTCGTGGCAGCAGTACTGGGCGGTATCGGAATCATCCCCGGCGCTATGGTTGGCGGGATTATCCTTGGCATCGTGGAAGCACTTGTATCCGGTTTTATTTCTTCAACGTTCCGTGATGCAGCTGCTTTTGCAATCCTGATTTTGATTCTTCTCTACAAGCCTACAGGCCTGTTCGGCAAGAACGTACGCGAGAAGGTATAAGGAGGGACAGAGATGAATGAATTAAGAAAATACGATCTCAAAACCCTCGTGCTCTGTGCCATCCTGTTTGCCATCATTCAGGTTTTGCTCGACGTGGATATTATCGGGCCTTTCTGGGAATTGAATCTGGTACTGATCGGCATCAATATTATCCTGGCAACGAGCCTCAATATGATTAACGGGTACACAGGTCAGTTTTCCATTGGGCATGCCGGCTTCTTTGCCATCGGCGCCTATATGGGAGCTATAATGACTGTAAAACTCGGTTACGGCATTGTGGTTGCCTTGATTGTCGGAACGGTTTCTGCCGGTATCGTCGGGTTCCTTGTCGGTCTTCCGACGCTGCGGCTCAACGGGGACTATCTGGCTATTGCTACGCTGGGCCTTGGCGAAATCATCCGTATCTGCATCCTCAATATCGACTATGTCGGAGGTGCGGCAGGACTGATGGGGATTCCCCGTCTGACCACTTTTGCCATGACGTTCTGGATTATGGTTGCCATCCTGTTCTTTATCAAGAACTTCAAAAATTCGGCTCCCGGCCGTGCCTGCCTGGCCATCCGTGAAAATGAAATCGCTGCGGATACCATGGGCATTGACACTACCAAATATAAGGTAATGGCCTTTACGCTCGGTGCTTCTTTTGCCGGAACGGCAGGAGTGCTGTTCTCCCATTATTTCTTTATTGCGCATCCTGCTTCCTTTACTTTCATGCGTTCTTTTGATATTTTGACCATGGTAGTACTCGGAGGACTGGGTTCCAT
Proteins encoded in this window:
- a CDS encoding branched-chain amino acid ABC transporter permease: MDSGFMHQFAQQLINGLSLGSIYALIALGYTMIYGILKLINFAHGDIYMVGAYIGYFCTTALKLPFLPSIVIAMAGAALVGMLVERIAYRPMRNAPRIAILITAIGVSFFLENGMILLVSPQPRTFPAVFSATVYNLGGLVINNQQIIILVSTVVLMLLLTYIVNKTKIGKAMRAVSYDADAARLMGINIDRVISMTFALGSALAAAGGVLVGIYYNSIDPLMGMAPGIKAFVAAVLGGIGIIPGAMVGGIILGIVEALVSGFISSTFRDAAAFAILILILLYKPTGLFGKNVREKV
- a CDS encoding branched-chain amino acid ABC transporter permease, which encodes MNELRKYDLKTLVLCAILFAIIQVLLDVDIIGPFWELNLVLIGINIILATSLNMINGYTGQFSIGHAGFFAIGAYMGAIMTVKLGYGIVVALIVGTVSAGIVGFLVGLPTLRLNGDYLAIATLGLGEIIRICILNIDYVGGAAGLMGIPRLTTFAMTFWIMVAILFFIKNFKNSAPGRACLAIRENEIAADTMGIDTTKYKVMAFTLGASFAGTAGVLFSHYFFIAHPASFTFMRSFDILTMVVLGGLGSMTGSITGAVLLTFISAALSDFPEWRMLIYSIAMIVLMLRRPQGLFGDKELSLSMFRRLRVGGKKNAE